The Myxococcales bacterium genome includes the window GAGCACATAGTGAGATACGTAGCGGCCGCTGTTAAAGGGCGACTCAAATTGTTCGACGCTTGGTCGCAGCGGGTTAACCGGATCGGGTTGACTTCGCTGCCCCCACGCCGTTTGTGCGCCATCGCGACAACCAGGGTCGCCAAGGGTCGGATTACATGCGCCGCCGACGTCGCGCGTGCCCTCGAAGATGTAGCCGGCGCCGAGTTCGAGTTGCACGCCGGCGAGCTGCCACGTAAAGCCACCAGCCACGCTCGTGCGCGCCGCACCATCAATATCTACGCGTTCCCAGCCCGGCCTCGCCGCCGCCGTGTCACGCGCGATGCCGCCTCGCAGCCCGAGATGCGAGCGTCCCACGGGCACGCGCACGTTGCCGCCAAGGCGCAACGACCACACGTCGACAAAGCCGTGGCGAACCGCGACATCTTGCAGCGCAATGCCAAGGGCCTGCGCATCGACGACGACCTCAAAGTCCGAGGCACGGCTCCACGCCTCCCAGCGCACGTCGGCCTCAAGGCTGCCGCGCTCCTGCCCGCGCGCCGAGCGCCAGATGTAGCGACCGCCTACCTCGGCGGTCATCGGCAACGCGAAATCGATGCAGGTCTTCAGCGCCTCCCGTGTGCCGCCCGGGGCGCAGCGCGCGGCCGCATCGGCAACCGGCACGATCTCCGGCGTGATGCCGATGATCTTTAGATCTTTGCTGAGCGTCGCCTGCGCCTCGCCGCGCGCGTTGAGCTGCGCACGAGATTGCCACATCGCGGCGACCTCGACGTGCGGCGACACGCGATAATGCGCGCCGAAGGCCACCTGTGGCACGAAGTTGTCTTTGCCTGCGACCGCAATCGTCGCCTCGTTGCCGATCCACTCTTGATAGTTCGGCGTCGGCATCGTCCACGCGTAGAGCGTCGACGAGATTTCGCCATAGCCCCACGAAAACCTCGCGCCGAGGCGTAGCGCATTGGTGACGCGATAGCCTACCGCGATCGATGGCAAAATAACGGCGGCATCTTGCGCCACGGTGTCGTAGCGATTCGGCGGCGGCGGCGTATTCGGATCGTCGATCACATAGTCGTCGCCCATGTTGCGGCCCGGGTACGCCGCCGGCGCGGCCATGGCTAGCCCAAGCACGAGGCGGCGCGACGGCAGCAGCAAGTCAGACGCAACCGCAAACATAGGCACCGCCTGCCAGCTGCCTAGCCCAACCTCCGGCGTCGTTGTGTTGCGCATCGTCGCATAGGCGCGCCCTTCCCACGGCAGGGTTTGGCCAGCCACCTCGTCGTAAGCACCGCGCCGGGTGAACGCCAACGAATAGTCGATGAGGCTGCTGCCAACTTGCAAGGTGGTGCCACGTTGCGTGGCCAGCCCCGCGGGATTGGTAAATACCGCCATCGCATCATCGGCGGTGGCGACATACGCGCCTGCTTGTGCCTGCGCGGCGGGGCCAAAGCCCGTGACGTATAAGCCGCCAGCGTAAGCGAGCCCGCCATTGGCGACTAGCAGCGTCACAACGACAACGCACGCGAACCAAGGGGTGGGCCCTGCGCAGCTGGCGTGCCTGAGCTGTTGTTCCATTTCGTTGCGGCACAGTTACTCTGCGTGCGGCGATCTGGCAAACGAAATGATGGCGACAGCCGGCGGCCACCAGGGTAGCCAGCCTTGGCTAGAAATCGCGGCAAGCGGCGCGGTGTATAGGGCTGTCCCACCCATTGCTACGACGGCGCCCCTGGCGTGCGACGCCACGCCGCCGTCATCCCGCCCCTATGGGCCGCGCTGGGCGCCTTCGGAACCACGAACCGCGCGCGCGCCCACGGCACGCTACGTGCAATGGTCTACACCATGACAACGCATCCCCTTACCGCCCGTGCCCGCCGCGCAAGCCTGCCAATCGCGGGCGCCCTCTTTGGCGCGTTCACGAGCGCCGCGACGGCAAGCAGCGCGATTGTCGACCAAGCCAATGCCTGGGAAATGAACGTCACGCCGGCGACGAATGCGTATGCCTCGCCGTCAAAGGTATCGGTTGATGCGGGCGGCCTGGTCACCGCCGCCGCGGTCTGCGGTGGCTACGCCGCGCTTGTTGTGCGCGCGACGTATCCCACGCTCACCACCACCGTGATGCGCGCGCTCACCGGATCATCGGCGCCGACTTCCAAGCAATGGAACGACGCCATCGAAAACGGCGCGACCTATCAAAACACCGCCGGCACCTTTAGCCTTGTCGAACAATATTCGATCTATGACATTGCGGGTGGCGACATTCTCGCCAGCGAGTACCTCTCGAGCACCGGCACTACCACGGGCCACACCATGATCGTCGACTCGCTGTGGCTGGACACGGCCACTGTCGCGACCAACATTCCCGGCGTCCCCGTCGCGGACCGCTGGATCGTCGCCATCCACGATGCGACCTCGTCGCCGCATGGAGCCTCAGATTCGCGTTGGAAGGCGGACGCGAATTTTTCTCACGACGCCGGCATCGGCGCCGGCGAAATCATCATCTATGCCGACCACCTCAGCGGCGCTATTATGGGCTGGGCGTGGAGCACCACCACCTCCGTGGTTTACCAAGGCACCGATGAAACGGCGCTGCGCTATCGCCCGATGGTCGCCGGCCGCCTCGCGGGCCCAGGCATCGACTAGGTCGGCATGGCCGCTGCCTCGCTATCGATATTGGGGTCACTCTCGGCCCGAAATTCAAAAGCCATTGCAAGTGGTTACCCTTGCTACTGCGTGATCACGTTCAAGTAAACCTGACTACGCAGCACCGGATCGAACATCTGGCAATTGCGGCCGAATCGGGAGGCGAGAGTGACCCTACACTGCGACCCTACACCGCGAAAAAAGAGCCGCTGCAATAAGCTCGCTGCTTCGGCCGAGGTCGCTGCACCCCAGCGTTGAGTTAAGGGCGGATCAGGTGACGCATTGTGGCGCCTACGGCAGCGGCGCCGCCGCGCTTAAGGTCGTCGATGTCACCAGGCGCATGCCACGGGCCATCCGTGGCACGCCGCGTGCATTTACCGTCTGCCATGAAGCAACCCAACCTATTACTCGCAAGCCTCTCCACCATCCTAGCCTTTGGCACCCTGGCCTGTGTTCAGGCCGACGACCCAGGTGCCGAGGACGTCGAAGATGGCGACAAAGGCGTGCTCGCGATTGGTCTCGAGAACGATGCGCCCGACGTCCTTGCCCTCTTACAGATTGCCAATACCTATACGGCGGATGAGCTCTTCGCCGCGGGCTTGAGCAAAAAAGCTGCCACGAACATCGAGGCGGCGCGGATCGCCAATGGCCCGTTTACGTCGCTGCAAGCCCTCGACAAGGTAGAGCGCGTTGGCGCAACCGCCATCGGCGAGCTGCTTACCTACGTCACGCGGGAGCGCCTCTTTCCCACGTCGCTTCGCATACCCACCGTTTCGAGGGTTTTTTACTACCCATTTTCAAGCTGGCTGGAGGACGACCTGCCGCCCGAAGCCGCTGCCCTGCGGCCCCACATGTGGCTCAACGACGACTACTCGCACGCCGATTTTTACGCGCAACTCAAGACCCAGCTTGAAGCAGAGGGCCGCAGCGAGGACGACGTTGCCTATACCTTGCGCGCAACCAGCTTTTACGACCTCGCTCATTTGCAACATGGTGCTCAAAGCGGCGGCATGCGTCAGCCGTGTTGGATTGGCGACCCGATCGATGCCGTTTACCTCGTCGCGGCGCAGGCTGGCACGCTGTTTCCCGACGGCTACGAGGTCTTCGGCTGGCGCTTTGGCATTGATGGCGAGGCGCACGGGACGCCTACCGAAGGTGATTTCACCACGGCCAGCAAGTGGATCAACCACAGCCCCAATTCGAAAACCGTATTGCTAGCTGAGGGCGTCGAGCGCGCGGCCGCCACCTTCACCACCCTTGGCCCTTGCCGCACGTTTCGATAGCCGAGCCAATTTCGCATCACACCGTGAAAATTGCCGAGCCCCACGTATAGCCAGAACCGAAAACGGTCGACAGGATGCGATCGCCTTTTTTGATTTTGCCTTGCTTGCGCCAGTAGTCGATGGTCAGCGGCACGGTGGCGGCGGTGGTGTTGCCGTACCACTCGATGGTGTTGAGCGCCTTCTCGGGCGGGATGCCGGCGATCTCGACCACCTTTTGGTTGATGCGCAGATTCGCCTGGTGGGGCACGAACCACGTGATGTCGTTCCAGGTAAGGCCGGTGTCCCGCAGCGCGGCCTGGGCCGAGAGGTTCATGTTGCGCACGGCATTGAGAAACACCCGCTTGCCATCCATGCGCGGATACAAATCGATGTTGGTCTCGCGGTCGCTGGCGTCATAATCGACATACGGCAGCTTCTTGATGTCGAAGATTTTCATGTAGAGGCTCATCGCGCCCGAGCCGTCGGCGTGCACCTTGGTATAGGTAATGCCCTCGCCGGCCTTGGCGTCTTCATCGGCGCCGATCACCATCGCGCCCGCGCCGTCGCCAAAGAGCACCAGCACGTCGCGGCCGCGCGTCGAGTAGTCGAGCGAGTGGCTGTGCAGTTCGGCGCCAACCAGTAAGATCTTCTTATAGATGCCGGCGCGGATAAACGCGTCGGCCATTTGCATGCCATAGATAAAGGCCGAGCACTGCTGGCGAATGTCGTAGCAAGGGCAGTTTTTCTTATCGGGGCCGGCGATGCCGAGCTTTTGCTGCAGAAACACGCCTGCGCCCGGAAAATGGATGTCGGGCGACAGCGTGCCGAAGATGATGCAGTCGATGTCGGTCGCCGCGACGCCGGCATCCGCGAGCGCGGCCTGGCAGGCCGCCAGCGCCAAATCGCTGGTCGCCATGCCGCTGCCGGGGGCGACGAAGCGGCGTTCCTTGATGCCGCTGCGGTCTTGGATCCACTGATCGTTGGTGTCGGTGACCGGCTCGGCCTGGCGCTCGTGCTTGTGGTTGAGATAGCGTAGGTCGTCGTTGGTCACGACATTGTCGGGCACAAACGAGCCAATGCCTAGGATCTTGCTTGCCAGCATGGCTGCTAGGTACCGCAGCGACCACGCAATTGCTACGTGTGCCGGCGCCAAGTCGGTTGGGCGTGGACTAAAGCGAGTCTAGGTCGGCTTCGCCGAGGTCGCCGCAGAGCTCGCGCGCGCGCCGTAGCGCGGCTTCCACATCGACGCGCTGCGCTATCGAGGCAAACTCGCCCCAACGATCATTTGGCTTGGCAATGACCGTTTCATCGCCGATCGCGACGCCCCCGCTGTCGCGCGGTGCGGGGATTGCAGCCGGCACCAGCACGGGTACATGCAACGGCAATTGCGGCAGGCCATCGGGCCCATCGACGAAGCCTTTC containing:
- a CDS encoding helix-hairpin-helix domain-containing protein; this translates as MKQPNLLLASLSTILAFGTLACVQADDPGAEDVEDGDKGVLAIGLENDAPDVLALLQIANTYTADELFAAGLSKKAATNIEAARIANGPFTSLQALDKVERVGATAIGELLTYVTRERLFPTSLRIPTVSRVFYYPFSSWLEDDLPPEAAALRPHMWLNDDYSHADFYAQLKTQLEAEGRSEDDVAYTLRATSFYDLAHLQHGAQSGGMRQPCWIGDPIDAVYLVAAQAGTLFPDGYEVFGWRFGIDGEAHGTPTEGDFTTASKWINHSPNSKTVLLAEGVERAAATFTTLGPCRTFR
- a CDS encoding beta-ketoacyl-ACP synthase 3, which produces MLASKILGIGSFVPDNVVTNDDLRYLNHKHERQAEPVTDTNDQWIQDRSGIKERRFVAPGSGMATSDLALAACQAALADAGVAATDIDCIIFGTLSPDIHFPGAGVFLQQKLGIAGPDKKNCPCYDIRQQCSAFIYGMQMADAFIRAGIYKKILLVGAELHSHSLDYSTRGRDVLVLFGDGAGAMVIGADEDAKAGEGITYTKVHADGSGAMSLYMKIFDIKKLPYVDYDASDRETNIDLYPRMDGKRVFLNAVRNMNLSAQAALRDTGLTWNDITWFVPHQANLRINQKVVEIAGIPPEKALNTIEWYGNTTAATVPLTIDYWRKQGKIKKGDRILSTVFGSGYTWGSAIFTV
- a CDS encoding outer membrane protein transport protein — protein: MTLLVANGGLAYAGGLYVTGFGPAAQAQAGAYVATADDAMAVFTNPAGLATQRGTTLQVGSSLIDYSLAFTRRGAYDEVAGQTLPWEGRAYATMRNTTTPEVGLGSWQAVPMFAVASDLLLPSRRLVLGLAMAAPAAYPGRNMGDDYVIDDPNTPPPPNRYDTVAQDAAVILPSIAVGYRVTNALRLGARFSWGYGEISSTLYAWTMPTPNYQEWIGNEATIAVAGKDNFVPQVAFGAHYRVSPHVEVAAMWQSRAQLNARGEAQATLSKDLKIIGITPEIVPVADAAARCAPGGTREALKTCIDFALPMTAEVGGRYIWRSARGQERGSLEADVRWEAWSRASDFEVVVDAQALGIALQDVAVRHGFVDVWSLRLGGNVRVPVGRSHLGLRGGIARDTAAARPGWERVDIDGAARTSVAGGFTWQLAGVQLELGAGYIFEGTRDVGGACNPTLGDPGCRDGAQTAWGQRSQPDPVNPLRPSVEQFESPFNSGRYVSHYVLAMAGVSARF